Below is a window of Rhizobium jaguaris DNA.
CCGAAGCGGGCCGCTATTTCGGCATCTACGCGTTGTCTGGCCGCGCCACCAGCTTCATGGCGACCCTCTTGTTCTCGCTGATGACCTATTGGAGCGGCTCCGCCCGCCTCGGCATGGCAACGCTCATCGTCTTCCTCGCCGGCGGGCTGCTGCTTCTGCTGCCGACACCCTATCCCGCTGACAGGACAAAGTAAGATATCCCTCTATCGATTTGCGGATATGCTCCTCCCTTCTCCCCAGCGGGGAGAAGGTGCCCGAAGGGCGGATGAGGGGGTCGCTCGGCGTATTCGGAACCAGCCTATATCATTGCGAACAATATATAACTTCCCAGTAACACCCCGCGCGCTTCGCGCGCCCCTCTCCCCGAAGGGGCAGGGCTATCGCATTTGAGCGAGGAGAGATTTGAGGAAGGAGTTGTTCCATCCCGCCTTTTTGACTTTGAGGCGGATGGAGTCCTTCGTTGGATCGGATCGCAGCAGGTTGAGGGCGAGACGGCGGAGGATGGCGAGGTTCTGCGCAGTGTGATCGTTTCGTGTGTGGATACGATCTTCGCCGAAGGCGACGTCGAGAATCCAATGCTGGCTGTCTTCGATGGACCAATGAGCCCGCACCACCCTGAGGACCTCGTCGGGATGAAGCAGGCACGATAGGGCGACATATCGCGTCTGGCGTTCTTCCTGCCCGTTGACGAGGCGGCGCGCATCAATCCTGGCCATGGCGACCAAGCCGTCGAAGCGATAGGTCTCGGCCCAATCCGGGACCGCCCGGACCCAGGCGCGACGCTCTTCCACCCGGCCGTGCGCGGCGGATGTGTGCGGGCTTGCGGCGGCAGCCGGCTCGACATTGGCGAACAAGGCTGCCGCGGCCCGATGAAGCGGACCGCGATTGCCTTTGATCATCAGGGCATAATCGCCACTGCGTGCCCGGATGGCTTGCGCCGTCCGGCGACTGCCATGCAAGGCGTCGGCGGTAACGATGCTGCCGGCCAGATCTAACAGGGCGATGATCTCACGCGCCGCCGTCACTTCACTGCGGCCGGCGGCCAGGCGTTGGCCCAGAACCAGCCGTTGCTCGGCACTCCAGACCGTCACCAAATGCAGCGGCGTCGTGCTGCCAGCAGCCTCGACCGCTCCGCGCAGCGATTTGCCGTCAATCGCCAGCACCGGCAGTCTTTCGTCCTGATCCCCTTGCGCATGGGCAAGCGCGGCGGCAAAGGCCGTCATGAAGCGACGAAACACCACCTCGAATGCCGCAGGCTCCAGCAGACGAAACGTCCGGCTAAATGTGTCGTGACTGGGAACGCCATGATCCAACTGCAGAAATTCGCTCAGCACATCCTGCTTGTCGCGGCCAAAGGCGGCAAAGTCCACGCAACTTTCCGCCCCGCACAACATGGCAGCAAAGGCTATCAGCAACACATCAGCCAAAGAATGCCGGGCATTCGCTGCCCGACCATCCGGCAATTCGCAAAACAGATCCTGCAAGCCTCGCATGCAATCTCTCCAGACCAACTTCTGGAGAACCTACAGAATCCAATTCCTCACCAAACGCCACAACTTCCTCATATGCGATTCCCCTGCCGAAGGGGCGAGGGTAAAGTCGTCAATGGCGGAAGTGCCGGATGCCCGTGAACACCATCGCGACATTGTGCTCGTTGGCAGCGTCGATGACTGCCTGGTCACGCATCGAGCCACCCGGCTGAATGACGGCTGTAGCACCCGCGGCAATTGCCGAAAGCAGGCCGTCCGCGAAGGGCAGGAAGGCTTCGGAAGCCACAGCGGAGCCGCGCGTCAGCGGTTCGGCAAGCCCCATGGCCTTGGCGGCCTCCTCGGCCTTGATGGCAGCGATGCGGGCCGAATCGACACGGCTCATCTGACCGGCGCCGATACCGGCCGTCTGGCCATCCTTGGCATAGACGACGGCATTCGATTTCACGTGCTTGGCGACACGGAAGGCAAACTTCATGTCTTCCAGTTCCTGAGCCGTCGGCGCGCGCTTGGTGACGACCTTCAGCTCCATGTCTTCGACCAGCGCATTGTCGCGGTTTTGGACGAGCAGACCGCCGGATACGGTCTTTGCGGTCAGGCCGGGAGCGCGCGGATCGGGCAGGGCGCCGACCGACAGCAGGCGAAGGTTCGGCTTGCGGGCGATGATCGCCTTGGCTTCCTCGGTGACCTCGGGCGCGATGATGACCTCGGTGAAGAGCTTGACGATCTCTTCCGCTGTCGCGGCGTCAAGAATGCTGTTCAACGCGATGATACCGCCGAAGGCCGACACCGAGTCGCAGGCCAGCGCCCGCTTATAGGCTTCGACCAGGCTTGGGCCGGTAGCGACGCCGCAAGGGTTGGCATGCTTGATGATCGCGCAAGCCGGACCCTTCTCCGGCAGGAACTCGGCAACGAGCTCATAGGCCGCATCGGTATCGTTGATGTTGTTGTAGGAGAGCTGCTTGCCCTGGATCAGCATCGCGGTCGAGACACCCGGCCGGTTTTCACCGGTGACGTAGAATGCCGCCTTCTGATGCGGGTTTTCGCCGTAACGCATTTCCTCGCGCAAAACACCGCCGATGACGCGATGGCGCGGCGTGGCGATGTCCAGCGCCTCGGCGAACCAGTTGGAGATCATCGCGTCATAGGCCGCTGTACGAGCGAAAGCCTTGGCGGCCATGCGCTGGCGGAAGGCATAGGCGGTCTGGCCGGCGTCGGTCGAAAGC
It encodes the following:
- the purH gene encoding bifunctional phosphoribosylaminoimidazolecarboxamide formyltransferase/IMP cyclohydrolase, whose protein sequence is MAVVSKKIPAPDKVKVKTALLSVSDKTGIVELAQALSDKGVRLLSTGGTHKTIAAAGLAVTDVSDVTGFPEIMDGRVKTLHPKVHGGLLAIRDDAEHQAAMKEHGIEGIDLVVINLYPFEDVRKAGGDYPTTVENIDIGGPAMIRASAKNHAYVTILTDPADYPELLEQLSTDAGQTAYAFRQRMAAKAFARTAAYDAMISNWFAEALDIATPRHRVIGGVLREEMRYGENPHQKAAFYVTGENRPGVSTAMLIQGKQLSYNNINDTDAAYELVAEFLPEKGPACAIIKHANPCGVATGPSLVEAYKRALACDSVSAFGGIIALNSILDAATAEEIVKLFTEVIIAPEVTEEAKAIIARKPNLRLLSVGALPDPRAPGLTAKTVSGGLLVQNRDNALVEDMELKVVTKRAPTAQELEDMKFAFRVAKHVKSNAVVYAKDGQTAGIGAGQMSRVDSARIAAIKAEEAAKAMGLAEPLTRGSAVASEAFLPFADGLLSAIAAGATAVIQPGGSMRDQAVIDAANEHNVAMVFTGIRHFRH
- a CDS encoding ISAs1 family transposase, which translates into the protein MRGLQDLFCELPDGRAANARHSLADVLLIAFAAMLCGAESCVDFAAFGRDKQDVLSEFLQLDHGVPSHDTFSRTFRLLEPAAFEVVFRRFMTAFAAALAHAQGDQDERLPVLAIDGKSLRGAVEAAGSTTPLHLVTVWSAEQRLVLGQRLAAGRSEVTAAREIIALLDLAGSIVTADALHGSRRTAQAIRARSGDYALMIKGNRGPLHRAAAALFANVEPAAAASPHTSAAHGRVEERRAWVRAVPDWAETYRFDGLVAMARIDARRLVNGQEERQTRYVALSCLLHPDEVLRVVRAHWSIEDSQHWILDVAFGEDRIHTRNDHTAQNLAILRRLALNLLRSDPTKDSIRLKVKKAGWNNSFLKSLLAQMR